One window from the genome of Salvia hispanica cultivar TCC Black 2014 unplaced genomic scaffold, UniMelb_Shisp_WGS_1.0 HiC_scaffold_767, whole genome shotgun sequence encodes:
- the LOC125199999 gene encoding protein CUP-SHAPED COTYLEDON 3-like, giving the protein MGEREWYFFSLRDRKYPSGLRTNRATGAGYWKATGKDREVVSGANGGLLGMKKTLVFYKGRAPRGEKTKWVMHEYRLDGDFSCRHTAKDEWVICRIFHKAAEKKSL; this is encoded by the exons ATGGGGGAGAGGGAGTGGTATTTCTTCAGCTTGAGAGACCGGAAGTACCCGAGCGGGCTGCGAACAAACCGGGCGACCGGCGCTGGCTATTGGAAGGCAACGGGGAAAGATAGGGAGGTGGTGAGCGGTGCGAATGGGGGCCTTCTTGGGATGAAGAAAACCCTAGTTTTTTACAAAGGCAGAGCCCCCCGAGGGGAGAAGACCAAGTGGGTCATGCACGAGTACCGCCTCGACGGCGACTTCTCCTGCCGCCACACCGCCAAG GATGAGTGGGTGATATGCAGAATTTTCCACAAGGCAGCTGAGAAGAAGAGCTTG